The proteins below are encoded in one region of Coffea arabica cultivar ET-39 chromosome 4c, Coffea Arabica ET-39 HiFi, whole genome shotgun sequence:
- the LOC140005194 gene encoding uncharacterized protein isoform X1 translates to MATISYSLSTPKLSTLHCSRNFKTNGCLSLNQPSAKTTNASAAAATSETLKVAFAAGGTGGHISPAVAIADELKNQNPDIQILFIGTPTGMESAAVPFAGYPFVAIPAAPLARPLISVHNIFILPFLLTKSLVKSFQTLQEFSPQIVIGTGGYVSFPICLAAAMKGLKLVIQEQNSVPGIANWVLSLFAEKVFVAFNSSVDCFWQRNKCIVCGNPVRFSLSKNVVKADARKHFFPKAVEGTGKRQGKVVLVLGGSLGASAINIALLNSYFEMLNQREDLFIIWQTGVESFDEMESLVKNHPRLILKSFLHSMHLAYAAADLIISRAGAMTCSEILATGKPCILIPSPNVDEGHQLKNAFLMADLAGSRVITEDELDSTTLRTAVEEILGIISLPPCKILATVVQKKKYNESLMVEMSQRALQAAKPNASSEIAQYILSVVSSSK, encoded by the exons ATGGCAACCATTTCCTACTCTCTTTCCACTCCTAAGCTCTCAACGCTCCACTGTTCCAG GAATTTCAAGACCAACGGCTGTCTTTCTCTCAATCAACCTAGTGCAAAAACCACCAATGCCTCAGCAGCGGCAGCCACCTCAGAAACTCTCAAAGTTGCATTCGCCGCCGGTGGGACCGGAGGCCACATATCCCCCGCTGTGGCAATTGCAGATGAGCTTAAAAACCAAAACCCTGACATCCAAATCCTCTTCATAGGCACCCCGACCGGGATGGAAAGCGCCGCCGTCCCCTTCGCCGGCTACCCATTTGTCGCCATCCCGGCAGCCCCTTTAGCCCGCCCTTTAATCTCTGTTCACAACATCTTCATCCTTCCTTTCCTTCTGACAAAATCCCTCGTCAAAAGCTTCCAAACCCTTCAAGAGTTCAGCCCACAAATAGTAATCGGCACTGGTGGCTATGTTTCTTTCCCCATTTGCCTAGCTGCAGCAATGAAAGGTTTAAAATTGGTAATACAAGAGCAAAATTCAGTTCCTGGAATTGCAAATTGGGTGCTTTCTTTATTTGCTGAGAAAGTTTTTGTAGCATTTAATTCTAGTGTGGACTGTTTTTGGCAAAGGAATAAGTGTATAGTCTGTGGGAATCCAGTGAggttttctttgagcaagaatgTGGTGAAGGCTGATGCAAGAAAGCATTTTTTCCCTAAGGCAGTTGAGGGTACAGGGAAGCGACAAGGGAAGGTAGTTTTGGTTCTTGGAGGATCTTTGGGTGCCAGTGCGATCAATATTGCATTGTTGAATTCTTATTTTGAGATGTTGAATCAGCGTGAGGATTTATTCATCATTTGGCAAACTGGGGTGGAATCATTTGATGAAATGGAAAGTCTTGTCAAGAACCATCCTAGACTGATTCTGAAGTC GTTCTTGCATTCTATGCATTTGGCATATGCTGCAGCAGACCTAATCATATCAAGGGCTGGGGCAATGACTTGTTCTGAGATTTTGGCAACCGGAAAACCTTGTATACTG ATACCATCACCCAACGTTGATGAAGGGCATCAgcttaaaaatgcatttttgatGGCTGATTTAGCTGGTTCAAGAGTTATAACAGAAGATGAACTTGACTCAACAACCCTCAGAACTGCCGTTGAAGAAATTCTAGGTATAATCAGTTTACCACCCTGTAAGATCCTTGCTACAGTAGTTCAGAAGAAAAAAT ACAATGAGAGCTTGATGGTAGAGATGTCTCAGAGGGCTCTCCAGGCTGCAAAGCCAAATGCCTCCAGTGAAATTGCTCAATACATTCTTTCTGTTGTCAGTTCATCAAAGTGA
- the LOC140005194 gene encoding uncharacterized protein isoform X2 — protein sequence MATISYSLSTPKLSTLHCSRNFKTNGCLSLNQPSAKTTNASAAAATSETLKVAFAAGGTGGHISPAVAIADELKNQNPDIQILFIGTPTGMESAAVPFAGYPFVAIPAAPLARPLISVHNIFILPFLLTKSLVKSFQTLQEFSPQIVIGTGGYVSFPICLAAAMKGLKLVIQEQNSVPGIANWVLSLFAEKVFVAFNSSVDCFWQRNKCIVCGNPVRFSLSKNVVKADARKHFFPKAVEGTGKRQGKVVLVLGGSLGASAINIALLNSYFEMLNQREDLFIIWQTGVESFDEMESLVKNHPRLILKSFLHSMHLAYAAADLIISRAGAMTCSEILATGKPCILIPSPNVDEGHQLKNAFLMADLAGSRVITEDELDSTTLRTAVEEILDNESLMVEMSQRALQAAKPNASSEIAQYILSVVSSSK from the exons ATGGCAACCATTTCCTACTCTCTTTCCACTCCTAAGCTCTCAACGCTCCACTGTTCCAG GAATTTCAAGACCAACGGCTGTCTTTCTCTCAATCAACCTAGTGCAAAAACCACCAATGCCTCAGCAGCGGCAGCCACCTCAGAAACTCTCAAAGTTGCATTCGCCGCCGGTGGGACCGGAGGCCACATATCCCCCGCTGTGGCAATTGCAGATGAGCTTAAAAACCAAAACCCTGACATCCAAATCCTCTTCATAGGCACCCCGACCGGGATGGAAAGCGCCGCCGTCCCCTTCGCCGGCTACCCATTTGTCGCCATCCCGGCAGCCCCTTTAGCCCGCCCTTTAATCTCTGTTCACAACATCTTCATCCTTCCTTTCCTTCTGACAAAATCCCTCGTCAAAAGCTTCCAAACCCTTCAAGAGTTCAGCCCACAAATAGTAATCGGCACTGGTGGCTATGTTTCTTTCCCCATTTGCCTAGCTGCAGCAATGAAAGGTTTAAAATTGGTAATACAAGAGCAAAATTCAGTTCCTGGAATTGCAAATTGGGTGCTTTCTTTATTTGCTGAGAAAGTTTTTGTAGCATTTAATTCTAGTGTGGACTGTTTTTGGCAAAGGAATAAGTGTATAGTCTGTGGGAATCCAGTGAggttttctttgagcaagaatgTGGTGAAGGCTGATGCAAGAAAGCATTTTTTCCCTAAGGCAGTTGAGGGTACAGGGAAGCGACAAGGGAAGGTAGTTTTGGTTCTTGGAGGATCTTTGGGTGCCAGTGCGATCAATATTGCATTGTTGAATTCTTATTTTGAGATGTTGAATCAGCGTGAGGATTTATTCATCATTTGGCAAACTGGGGTGGAATCATTTGATGAAATGGAAAGTCTTGTCAAGAACCATCCTAGACTGATTCTGAAGTC GTTCTTGCATTCTATGCATTTGGCATATGCTGCAGCAGACCTAATCATATCAAGGGCTGGGGCAATGACTTGTTCTGAGATTTTGGCAACCGGAAAACCTTGTATACTG ATACCATCACCCAACGTTGATGAAGGGCATCAgcttaaaaatgcatttttgatGGCTGATTTAGCTGGTTCAAGAGTTATAACAGAAGATGAACTTGACTCAACAACCCTCAGAACTGCCGTTGAAGAAATTCTAG ACAATGAGAGCTTGATGGTAGAGATGTCTCAGAGGGCTCTCCAGGCTGCAAAGCCAAATGCCTCCAGTGAAATTGCTCAATACATTCTTTCTGTTGTCAGTTCATCAAAGTGA
- the LOC140005194 gene encoding uncharacterized protein isoform X3, with translation MATISYSLSTPKLSTLHCSRNFKTNGCLSLNQPSAKTTNASAAAATSETLKVAFAAGGTGGHISPAVAIADELKNQNPDIQILFIGTPTGMESAAVPFAGYPFVAIPAAPLARPLISVHNIFILPFLLTKSLVKSFQTLQEFSPQIVIGTGGYVSFPICLAAAMKGLKLVIQEQNSVPGIANWVLSLFAEKVFVAFNSSVDCFWQRNKCIVCGNPVRFSLSKNVVKADARKHFFPKAVEGTGKRQGKVVLVLGGSLGASAINIALLNSYFEMLNQREDLFIIWQTGVESFDEMESLVKNHPRLILKSFLHSMHLAYAAADLIISRAGAMTCSEILATGKPCILVSNPENFDATRLQLWFPSPHTPLSSGPKDIPLLLE, from the exons ATGGCAACCATTTCCTACTCTCTTTCCACTCCTAAGCTCTCAACGCTCCACTGTTCCAG GAATTTCAAGACCAACGGCTGTCTTTCTCTCAATCAACCTAGTGCAAAAACCACCAATGCCTCAGCAGCGGCAGCCACCTCAGAAACTCTCAAAGTTGCATTCGCCGCCGGTGGGACCGGAGGCCACATATCCCCCGCTGTGGCAATTGCAGATGAGCTTAAAAACCAAAACCCTGACATCCAAATCCTCTTCATAGGCACCCCGACCGGGATGGAAAGCGCCGCCGTCCCCTTCGCCGGCTACCCATTTGTCGCCATCCCGGCAGCCCCTTTAGCCCGCCCTTTAATCTCTGTTCACAACATCTTCATCCTTCCTTTCCTTCTGACAAAATCCCTCGTCAAAAGCTTCCAAACCCTTCAAGAGTTCAGCCCACAAATAGTAATCGGCACTGGTGGCTATGTTTCTTTCCCCATTTGCCTAGCTGCAGCAATGAAAGGTTTAAAATTGGTAATACAAGAGCAAAATTCAGTTCCTGGAATTGCAAATTGGGTGCTTTCTTTATTTGCTGAGAAAGTTTTTGTAGCATTTAATTCTAGTGTGGACTGTTTTTGGCAAAGGAATAAGTGTATAGTCTGTGGGAATCCAGTGAggttttctttgagcaagaatgTGGTGAAGGCTGATGCAAGAAAGCATTTTTTCCCTAAGGCAGTTGAGGGTACAGGGAAGCGACAAGGGAAGGTAGTTTTGGTTCTTGGAGGATCTTTGGGTGCCAGTGCGATCAATATTGCATTGTTGAATTCTTATTTTGAGATGTTGAATCAGCGTGAGGATTTATTCATCATTTGGCAAACTGGGGTGGAATCATTTGATGAAATGGAAAGTCTTGTCAAGAACCATCCTAGACTGATTCTGAAGTC GTTCTTGCATTCTATGCATTTGGCATATGCTGCAGCAGACCTAATCATATCAAGGGCTGGGGCAATGACTTGTTCTGAGATTTTGGCAACCGGAAAACCTTGTATACTG GTTTCCAACCCTGAGAATTTTGATGCCACTAGGTTGCAGCTTTGGTTCCCTTCACCTCACACACCCCTCTCCTCTGGACCCAAAGATATTCCCCTACTTCTTGAATAA